From Apteryx mantelli isolate bAptMan1 chromosome 14, bAptMan1.hap1, whole genome shotgun sequence, the proteins below share one genomic window:
- the LOC106487190 gene encoding organic cation/carnitine transporter 2-like, producing MRDYDEVTAFLGEWGRFQRLVFFLLSASIVPNGFTGLSIVFLAGTPEHRCAVPRGANLSGEWRNASIPLEVRGGRAAPSRCRRYRLAALANFSALGLRPGADVDLAALEQERCLDGWEYSRDVYRSSIVSEWNLVCDDDWKGPFSTSLFFVGVLFGSFISGQLSDKFGRKNVLFVTMGMQTGFSFVQVFCTSWEMFSVLFVLVGMGQISNYVAAFVLGTEILGKSIRILFCTLGVCIFYAFGYMLLPLFAYFLRDWRTLLLALTLPGLLCIPLWWVIPESPRWLISQGRFQEAEAIIRKAAKMNGITAPDVILDPIELQDLNSQKQQAYTILDLVKTQNIRTITIMSVILWMIISVGYFGLSLDTPNLHGDIYVNCFLSAVTEVPAYIISWLLLRHFPRRYSMAAALFLGGCVLLFVQLVPAHIRVLSILLVMIGKFGITSAFSMVYVYTAELYPTVVRNMGVGASSMASRLGSILSPYFVYLGAYDRFLPYILMGSLTVLSGILTLFLPESYGMPLPDTTEQMLTVKGLKYRPAPNSTRVSREEEGNPGILKSTSF from the exons atGCGCGACTACGACGAGGTCACCGCCTTCCTGGGCGAGTGGGGCCGCTTCCAGCGCCTTGTCTTCTTCCTGCTCAGCGCCAGCATCGTGCCCAACGGCTTCACCGGCCTCTCCATCGTCTTCCTGGCCGGGACCCCCGAGCACCGGTGCGCGGTGCCCCGCGGCGCCAACCTGAGCGGCGAGTGGCGCAACGCCAGCATCCCGCTGGAggtgcgcggcgggcgggcggcgccgagccgctgccgccgctacCGCCTGGCCGCGCTCGCCAACTTctcggcgctggggctgcggccgggcgccGACGTGGACCTGGCGGCGCTGGAGCAGGAGCGCTGCCTGGACGGCTGGGAGTACAGCCGCGACGTCTACCGCTCCTCCATCGTCAGCGAG TGGAATCTCGTGTGTGACGACGACTGGAAGGGACCCTTTAGTACCTCCTTGTTTTTTGTGGGTGTCCTATTTGGATCCTTCATATCAGGACAACTCTCAGACAA GTTTGGCAGGAAGAATGTTCTGTTCGTAACTATGGGAATGCAGACTGGCTTCAGCTTCGTGCAGGTCTTCTGTACCAGCTGGGAGATGTTTTCAGTGCTCTTTGTGCTGGTCGGCATGGGACAAATATCTAACTACGTGGCAGCGTTTGTTCTTG GCACTGAAATTCTTGGCAAATCAATTCGTATACTATTCTGCACACTAGGCGTTTGCATATTTTACGCGTTTGGCTACATGTTGCTGCCGCTGTTTGCTTACTTCCTCAGAGACTGGCGGACGCTGCTTCTCGCTCTTACTTTACCTGGGCTGCTCTGCATCCCGCTCTGGTG GGTCATTCCAGAATCTCCCCGATGGCTGATTTCTCAGGGAAGATTTCAAGAGGCAGAAGCCATCATCCGAAAGGCTGCGAAAATGAATGGCATTACAGCCCCAGACGTAATACTTGACCCTATTGAG ctgcaAGACTTGAATTCCCAGAAGCAACAAGCGTACACCATTTTGGATCTAGTGAAAACCCAGAATATCCGAACTATCACAATTATGTCAGTGATTCTCTG GATGATAATCTCTGTTGGTTATTTTGGACTTTCACTTGACACACCTAACTTGCATGGAGACATCTATGTAAACTGCTTCCTCTCAGCAGTGACTGAAGTTCCAGCCTATATAATTTCCTGGCTGCTGCTTCGCCATTTCCCCCGACGGTATTCAATGGCTGCTGCGTTATTCTTAGGAGGCTGTGTTCTTCTCTTCGTTCAGCTGGTGCCTGCAC ATATTCGTGTCCTATCTATTCTCCTGGTGATGATAGGGAAATTTGGGATCACATCTGCCTTTTCAATGGTTTATGTTTACACGGCTGAACTTTACCCAACAGTAGTGAGAAACATGGGAGTTGGAGCAAGTTCCATGGCTTCCAGGCTGGGCAGTATCCTCTCGCCTTACTTTGTTTACCTTG GTGCCTATGATAGATTCCTGCCTTACATCCTCATGGGGAGCCTAACTGTACTATCAGGGATTCTCACTTTATTTCTGCCGGAAAGCTATGGTATGCCTCTTCCTGACACCACTGAGCAAATGCTCACAGTGAAAGG actAAAATACAGGCCAGCACCTAATAGCACAAGAGTTtcaagggaggaagaaggaaaccCAGGGATTTTGAAAAGCACATCTTTCTGA